In Deinococcus maricopensis DSM 21211, one genomic interval encodes:
- a CDS encoding alpha/beta fold hydrolase — protein MHVNGLHLHVHEAGRGEPLVLLHGLGSNVTALAPDIEHFARTHRVIALDSRGHGRSDRPAHYTLQDHIDDVVGVLDALHLDRVALMGSSMGSYVAQGVATQHPHRVGRLMLVTPKAHGQTSSSARFLAAHAAELAGRTPEQISAFLLDHLFAPTTPASVREAARAFAAEQARAGLTLTPEQQLAANRALEGFDFRAALPRVTARTLVLSGRHDPLNTVADGEEVARLIPNATFMVLERAGHLPALEDAAHLHTLVDAFLAGREGA, from the coding sequence ATGCACGTCAACGGTCTGCACCTGCACGTCCACGAGGCGGGGCGCGGCGAGCCCCTGGTCCTGCTGCACGGCCTCGGCAGCAACGTCACCGCGCTCGCACCGGACATCGAGCACTTCGCGCGTACGCACCGCGTCATCGCACTCGACAGCCGCGGGCACGGCCGCTCCGACCGGCCCGCGCACTACACGCTCCAGGACCACATCGACGACGTCGTGGGCGTCCTCGACGCGCTGCACCTCGACCGGGTCGCGCTGATGGGCAGCAGCATGGGCAGTTACGTCGCGCAGGGCGTCGCCACGCAGCACCCGCACCGCGTGGGCCGCCTGATGCTCGTCACGCCGAAAGCGCACGGGCAGACCTCGTCGAGTGCGCGCTTCCTCGCGGCGCACGCCGCGGAACTCGCGGGGCGCACCCCGGAGCAGATCAGCGCGTTCCTGCTCGACCACCTGTTCGCGCCCACCACGCCCGCCTCCGTCCGCGAGGCGGCGCGCGCCTTCGCCGCTGAGCAGGCCCGCGCGGGCCTGACGCTCACGCCCGAACAGCAGCTCGCCGCGAACCGCGCTCTCGAAGGCTTCGACTTCCGCGCAGCCCTGCCGCGCGTGACGGCGCGCACCCTCGTCCTCAGTGGCCGGCACGACCCGCTCAACACCGTCGCCGACGGCGAGGAAGTCGCGCGGCTGATCCCGAACGCGACATTCATGGTGCTGGAGCGCGCCGGGCACCTTCCCGCCCTGGAGGACGCCGCGCACCTGCACACGCTCGTGGACGCCTTCCTGGCGGGCCGCGAGGGCGCGTAA
- a CDS encoding sensor domain-containing protein, with translation MTAMTSAPPRAPRGLFGELLDGRTYANFLYLLLAMPLGALYWLLLLAGIGTGVGLLVVLVGVGVLLGTLALIVGAADLERALAVLLGLDLRRPQRPRSSGGLLGWVRATLSDLCTYKALLFLALKFPLGIVSFTVLAVLGSMAVGLMSVPFLALNPDAPVFYQNEFGVQAALTPVGGVALFIAGFLMLVLSASVMNLMARGWAWLAYALLGDFTEGQSVQREVLALRRTTRALNVSGDLAATLADVTAQAREGSGATSTLVTVTDGPNAWRLGGASGVPDDFARTLAALTPALGFPGAAQAGHAQLITRPATLWRAHPDLRDLHPHLHGMPDGTLVTLPVVTNGELVGELHALYAPDAPPSARQLAFLASMADGAATAVTTARLVERATAAAGAQERARLARELHDSVAQALYGITLGAKTARAQLDRDPQKARESLDYTIRLAEGGTGEMKALLFSLRPDALDEGGLAAALAQTAHALHARYNLHVTTDLNAEPDLTPARKAALYRIAQEALHNAVKHARATGVQVTLLPDGDAWVLRVHDDGRGFDPNAVSGGTLGLKSMRERARDIGAILTVDSAPDAGTTITLTVPQEVQ, from the coding sequence ATGACGGCCATGACTTCCGCTCCGCCCCGCGCGCCCCGCGGCCTGTTCGGCGAACTGCTCGACGGGCGCACGTACGCGAACTTCCTGTACCTGCTGCTGGCCATGCCGCTCGGCGCGCTGTACTGGCTCCTGCTACTCGCCGGCATCGGCACCGGCGTGGGCCTGCTCGTCGTGCTGGTCGGCGTGGGCGTGCTGCTCGGCACGCTCGCCCTGATTGTCGGCGCCGCCGACCTCGAACGCGCCCTCGCGGTCCTGCTGGGCCTGGACCTGCGCCGTCCGCAACGCCCGCGCAGCAGCGGCGGCCTGCTCGGCTGGGTCCGCGCCACGCTCAGCGACCTGTGCACGTACAAGGCCTTGCTGTTCCTCGCCCTGAAATTCCCCCTCGGCATCGTGAGCTTCACGGTGCTCGCCGTGCTCGGCAGCATGGCGGTCGGGCTCATGAGCGTGCCGTTCCTGGCCCTCAACCCCGACGCGCCCGTGTTCTACCAAAACGAGTTCGGCGTGCAGGCGGCCCTTACCCCCGTCGGCGGCGTGGCCCTGTTCATCGCGGGCTTCCTGATGCTGGTCCTGAGTGCCAGCGTCATGAACCTGATGGCGCGCGGCTGGGCGTGGCTCGCGTACGCCCTGCTCGGCGACTTCACCGAAGGGCAGAGCGTGCAGCGCGAGGTGCTGGCCCTGCGCCGCACCACCCGCGCGCTCAACGTCAGCGGCGACCTCGCCGCGACCCTCGCGGACGTGACCGCGCAGGCCCGCGAGGGCAGCGGCGCCACCAGCACGCTCGTGACTGTCACGGACGGCCCGAACGCGTGGCGTCTGGGCGGCGCGAGCGGCGTCCCGGACGACTTCGCCCGCACCCTCGCGGCCCTCACGCCCGCGCTCGGCTTTCCCGGCGCCGCGCAGGCCGGGCACGCGCAGCTCATCACGCGTCCCGCCACGCTGTGGCGCGCCCACCCTGACCTGCGGGACCTGCACCCGCACCTGCATGGCATGCCGGACGGCACCCTCGTGACCCTCCCTGTGGTCACGAACGGCGAACTGGTCGGGGAACTGCACGCCCTGTACGCCCCCGACGCGCCGCCCAGCGCCCGGCAGCTCGCGTTCCTCGCCAGCATGGCCGACGGCGCCGCCACCGCCGTCACCACTGCCCGCCTCGTGGAGCGCGCCACCGCCGCCGCCGGCGCGCAGGAACGCGCCCGCCTCGCCCGCGAACTGCACGACAGCGTCGCCCAGGCGCTGTACGGCATCACGCTCGGCGCGAAAACCGCCCGCGCGCAACTGGACCGCGACCCGCAGAAGGCCCGCGAGAGCCTGGACTACACCATCCGCCTCGCCGAAGGCGGCACCGGCGAAATGAAGGCGCTGCTGTTCAGCCTCCGACCGGACGCGCTCGACGAGGGCGGCCTCGCGGCGGCGCTCGCGCAGACCGCGCACGCCCTGCACGCCCGCTACAACCTGCACGTCACCACCGACCTGAACGCGGAACCGGACCTCACGCCCGCCCGCAAGGCCGCGCTGTACCGCATCGCGCAGGAAGCCCTGCACAACGCCGTGAAACACGCCCGCGCGACCGGCGTGCAGGTCACGCTGCTGCCCGACGGTGACGCGTGGGTGCTGCGGGTCCACGACGACGGCCGCGGCTTCGACCCGAACGCCGTGAGCGGCGGCACCCTTGGCCTCAAGAGCATGCGCGAACGCGCCCGCGACATCGGCGCGATCCTCACGGTGGACAGCGCCCCTGACGCCGGCACCACCATCACCCTTACCGTCCCGCAGGAGGTCCAGTAA
- a CDS encoding DUF4097 family beta strand repeat-containing protein has translation MLPTRPTPYPFGAAFARIGISAALIVACTGLAALTLSTERVPGLRVVTTPVNVPLGQAKRATLDVNATGANLVLNTSGELGAGDLLTGGVRRRAHSALSVSAKPDGDTLGARINLTVPPRAPNIVVFGFSSSVQHALRATLSRAVPTSLTTTTTWGDQALNLTQTRLNSLRAQTESGDLAVTLPAARTGDAHVRSSSGDVSLSAASTPTRTALEVRTNSGDLHATLGGPTDATLTTASGDLTVGARADTRGTLKAQTGSGDLNVRIAGRARTTFSTSSGDLSVNVQPGTRGTLAARTGSGSLTVTVPAGTRLRITARTRLGDLNLPRGLVARGDTYTTPGGNADLTLTLDAGIGDIEVRTTGGAQ, from the coding sequence ATGTTGCCCACCCGCCCCACCCCGTACCCGTTCGGCGCGGCGTTCGCGCGCATCGGCATCAGCGCGGCGCTCATCGTCGCCTGCACTGGCCTGGCCGCCCTGACCCTCAGCACGGAACGCGTGCCCGGCCTGCGCGTCGTCACGACGCCCGTGAACGTGCCCCTCGGTCAGGCGAAACGCGCCACCCTCGACGTGAACGCCACCGGCGCGAACCTCGTGCTGAACACGTCCGGCGAGCTCGGCGCGGGCGACCTGCTCACGGGCGGCGTTCGCCGCCGCGCCCACAGCGCCCTCAGCGTGAGCGCGAAGCCGGACGGCGACACCCTCGGCGCGCGGATCAACCTGACGGTCCCGCCGCGCGCGCCGAACATCGTCGTGTTCGGCTTCAGCAGCAGCGTCCAGCACGCCCTGCGCGCCACGCTCTCCCGCGCCGTCCCCACCTCGCTCACCACCACCACCACCTGGGGTGACCAGGCGCTCAACCTCACCCAGACGCGCCTGAACAGCCTGCGGGCGCAGACGGAGTCCGGCGACCTGGCCGTTACGCTTCCCGCCGCCCGCACCGGCGACGCGCACGTGCGCAGCAGCAGCGGCGACGTCAGCCTCAGCGCCGCCAGCACCCCCACCCGCACCGCCCTGGAGGTCCGCACGAACAGCGGCGACCTGCACGCCACCCTCGGCGGCCCCACCGACGCGACCCTCACCACCGCCAGCGGCGACCTGACCGTGGGCGCCCGCGCCGACACGCGCGGTACCCTGAAGGCGCAGACCGGCAGCGGCGACCTGAACGTCCGCATCGCCGGCCGGGCCCGCACCACCTTCAGCACCAGCAGCGGCGACCTCAGCGTCAACGTCCAGCCCGGCACGCGCGGCACCCTCGCGGCCCGCACCGGCAGCGGAAGCCTGACCGTCACGGTGCCTGCCGGCACCCGCCTGCGCATCACCGCCCGCACCCGCCTCGGCGACCTGAACCTCCCGCGCGGCCTCGTCGCCCGCGGCGACACGTACACCACGCCCGGCGGGAACGCCGACCTCACCCTCACCCTTGATGCCGGCATCGGCGACATTGAGGTGCGCACCACCGGAGGTGCCCAATGA